In Treponema sp. J25, a single window of DNA contains:
- the truB gene encoding tRNA pseudouridine(55) synthase TruB translates to MNRETDASGLVLIHKAEGYTSFETLHAIKKYYKTGKVGHAGTLDRFASGLLVVAVGRATRLLPYFTSLDKWYEATIRFGRETDTLDPEGAIVREGPVPSLENLQEAINRFRGTYEQVPPAYSALHVEGKRASERARRGESVELAPRPVTIYALELLDFIEGRARLVIHCSKGTYIRSLARDLAREAASCAYVERLCRLAVGPFHLKDAVPGSGERGFPLQRPNAELARRLGMEVYHVSDGAVIRAIRQGVPPHRCIPNLPEEKLLVALVQDQEELIAIIQREGTLWRYGCVYDHP, encoded by the coding sequence GTGAATCGGGAGACTGATGCAAGTGGGTTGGTGCTTATTCACAAAGCAGAAGGATATACCTCCTTTGAAACCCTCCACGCCATAAAAAAGTACTATAAAACGGGCAAGGTGGGCCACGCGGGTACCCTGGATCGGTTTGCCTCGGGGCTCCTCGTGGTAGCGGTGGGGCGAGCAACCCGTTTGCTCCCTTATTTTACCTCCCTTGATAAATGGTACGAGGCCACTATCCGTTTTGGCAGAGAAACGGATACCCTTGATCCGGAGGGGGCAATTGTTCGAGAAGGACCAGTCCCTTCTCTTGAGAATCTGCAAGAAGCGATCAATCGTTTCCGAGGCACCTATGAACAGGTTCCACCTGCATATTCGGCCCTTCATGTTGAAGGAAAGCGGGCCTCCGAACGGGCTCGACGGGGCGAATCTGTGGAACTGGCGCCGCGACCGGTTACTATCTATGCCCTGGAACTTCTGGATTTTATAGAGGGCAGGGCCCGTCTTGTAATTCATTGTTCTAAGGGAACATATATCCGTTCTCTTGCCCGGGACCTGGCTCGCGAGGCCGCTTCCTGTGCCTATGTTGAACGGCTGTGTCGCCTGGCGGTGGGACCATTTCATCTTAAAGATGCGGTTCCTGGGTCGGGAGAAAGGGGCTTCCCCTTACAACGTCCCAACGCAGAACTGGCCCGCCGTCTCGGAATGGAAGTCTACCATGTTTCTGACGGGGCGGTCATAAGGGCGATTCGACAGGGGGTTCCGCCCCATCGCTGCATTCCCAACCTGCCGGAAGAAAAACTCCTTGTTGCCCTGGTACAAGATCAGGAGGAACTGATCGCTATCATTCAGCGAGAGGGAACCCTGTGGAGGTATGGGTGTGTCTATGACCATCCTTAG
- the pnp gene encoding polyribonucleotide nucleotidyltransferase, whose amino-acid sequence MVQRVSMTIAGEELILETGRMAKQANGAVYAQYAGVAVIATVCASDSAQEGLDYVPLTVDYNEKYYAAGKIPGGFIKREGRPKDKEILVSRLIDRPMRPLFDKRFGREIQLIPTTVSADQINPPDILAILASSAAVHISDIPFNGPVAGVRICLVDGEYLVNPTYDQIERSSLEIVVAGTKDGITMVEGGAKEVSEDQMITALEKAHQVIIQLCELQEQLRSLAGKEKLPLQEVTVELLNKEAIRSLAYPQLEHALFVKGKHERSNAIKAVKETVAAQFAEQLADENQAKLFDALFEDMTYEILRSSILDRGIRVDGRGLEDIRPITCEIGVLPRTHGSALFTRGETQALVVTTLGTVFDEQIYDDIEGDKRERFILHYNFPPFSVGEVGRLSTGRREIGHGNLARRALEAMIPSKEEFPYTIRVVSEILESNGSSSMATVCGGTLSLLHAGVPMKKPVAGIAMGLVTDGTRYAVLSDILGEEDHLGDMDFKVAGTEDGITGFQMDIKIAGVNPEIMRKALDQARRGRLHILSIMNQTLNKPTESISEFAPKIVTLKIETDKIGALIGPGGKTIKALCEQYQVTINTENDGTVTIYGKNARDAENARLAVIGIVEDPEVGRVYEGVVRRIMDFGAFVEILPGKEGLVHISKLSRKRINSVTEVVKEGQKIPVKLLEIDKMGRLNLSYIDALEEEGGNSRRG is encoded by the coding sequence ATGGTTCAACGAGTATCAATGACAATTGCCGGTGAGGAGTTAATCCTTGAAACCGGGAGAATGGCAAAACAAGCCAATGGGGCGGTCTATGCCCAGTATGCGGGGGTAGCGGTGATTGCCACCGTATGTGCTTCCGACAGTGCCCAGGAAGGGCTTGATTATGTTCCCCTCACGGTGGATTATAATGAAAAGTACTATGCGGCAGGAAAAATTCCGGGTGGTTTTATTAAACGAGAGGGCCGCCCAAAAGATAAGGAGATTCTTGTTTCCCGTCTGATAGATCGGCCCATGCGGCCCCTCTTTGATAAACGGTTTGGTCGGGAAATTCAACTTATTCCTACTACCGTTTCGGCAGACCAGATTAATCCACCGGATATTCTGGCTATCCTCGCTTCTTCGGCGGCGGTACATATTTCAGATATTCCCTTTAATGGACCCGTAGCAGGGGTACGCATTTGTCTTGTGGACGGGGAATACCTGGTCAATCCTACCTATGATCAAATTGAACGGTCATCCCTTGAAATCGTGGTAGCGGGTACCAAAGATGGTATTACTATGGTGGAAGGGGGCGCAAAAGAGGTAAGTGAAGATCAGATGATTACCGCCCTGGAAAAGGCCCACCAGGTTATTATTCAGCTCTGCGAATTACAGGAGCAACTTCGTTCCCTGGCGGGGAAGGAAAAACTGCCCCTTCAGGAAGTGACGGTAGAACTCCTTAACAAGGAAGCAATTCGTTCCCTTGCCTATCCTCAACTTGAACATGCCCTCTTTGTAAAGGGAAAACACGAGCGGAGTAACGCAATTAAAGCGGTAAAAGAGACGGTGGCTGCCCAATTTGCAGAACAGTTGGCCGATGAAAATCAGGCAAAGCTTTTTGATGCCCTTTTTGAAGATATGACCTACGAAATTCTTCGGTCTAGTATTCTTGATCGGGGTATTCGGGTGGATGGACGGGGACTTGAAGATATTCGGCCTATTACCTGTGAAATTGGGGTTTTGCCGCGCACCCATGGATCTGCCTTATTTACTCGAGGAGAGACCCAGGCCCTGGTGGTTACAACCTTAGGGACAGTTTTTGACGAGCAAATTTATGATGATATCGAAGGGGATAAGCGGGAGCGTTTTATCCTTCATTATAACTTCCCCCCATTCTCGGTGGGAGAAGTAGGCCGGCTCAGTACGGGACGCCGGGAAATCGGCCATGGGAACCTGGCTCGCCGGGCCCTTGAAGCGATGATTCCTTCCAAAGAGGAATTCCCCTATACCATCCGGGTGGTTTCGGAAATTCTTGAGTCAAACGGTTCTTCTTCTATGGCCACAGTCTGTGGAGGAACCCTGTCGCTCCTCCATGCGGGGGTCCCCATGAAAAAGCCTGTGGCCGGTATTGCCATGGGGCTCGTCACCGATGGGACGCGTTACGCGGTGCTTTCCGATATTCTGGGTGAAGAGGATCACCTCGGAGATATGGATTTTAAAGTAGCCGGAACAGAAGATGGTATTACCGGTTTCCAGATGGATATTAAGATTGCCGGAGTTAATCCTGAGATTATGCGGAAAGCCCTGGATCAGGCTCGACGGGGACGGCTCCATATTCTTTCTATTATGAACCAGACATTGAATAAACCTACTGAGAGTATCAGTGAGTTTGCTCCCAAAATCGTAACCCTCAAGATTGAAACCGATAAGATCGGGGCCCTCATCGGTCCGGGTGGAAAAACCATCAAAGCTCTCTGTGAGCAATATCAGGTAACCATCAACACTGAAAACGATGGAACCGTGACCATTTATGGGAAAAACGCCCGGGATGCGGAAAATGCTCGCCTCGCGGTAATTGGCATTGTGGAGGACCCTGAGGTCGGCCGTGTGTACGAAGGGGTAGTCCGGCGAATCATGGATTTTGGGGCCTTTGTGGAAATTTTACCAGGTAAAGAGGGGCTGGTTCATATTTCTAAACTTTCTCGTAAACGGATTAATAGTGTTACCGAAGTGGTAAAGGAAGGCCAGAAGATTCCGGTGAAGCTCTTAGAAATTGACAAGATGGGACGGCTCAATCTTTCCTATATTGATGCCCTTGAAGAAGAGGGGGGAAATTCCCGGAGGGGATAG
- a CDS encoding pitrilysin family protein — protein sequence MIREYVLPSQGELVVESSLPHESAGITPFFEETGGASVVAIGVWFNVGSRDEAPKENGMTHMVEHMLFKGTRRYSAREIACTIDSLGGMLNAFTERETMALHAVVPTEGFATVLDIVSDLIASPSFTEDDFAKEKTVIINELEAAQDDVEEVAYEAFFSFLWPRHSLGYPIGGTIPLVSRFTRDEVYQFFTHHIQNKPAVISVAGAIAPEEAYKAWRDIAATYESPWGFPFRNEESQFSFLAPEPTPGTLGFYELSSQYVQLFYAFPLARTVSIEEYHTLALANTIIGDSVSSRLFQHIREEAGLCYTIYSSEMLFRDCSLLVIYATCSTQDLFKTMDAIDREIERLRNIPCTTEELVTSRSHLKGMLRISSQDMEYRMRRLGRQALYQNRILSLAESQSLIERTEIEHIASLVQEFLGQDPIIFVAGPKKIRKYIKSRSTSFYEGL from the coding sequence TTGATTCGTGAGTATGTGCTCCCCTCTCAGGGTGAATTAGTGGTGGAAAGTTCTCTACCACACGAATCGGCGGGAATCACCCCCTTTTTTGAAGAAACGGGAGGAGCGTCTGTTGTAGCCATTGGGGTATGGTTCAATGTGGGTTCCCGGGACGAAGCCCCCAAAGAGAACGGCATGACCCATATGGTGGAGCATATGCTTTTTAAAGGCACCCGTCGTTATTCTGCCCGGGAAATTGCCTGTACCATCGATTCTCTGGGGGGGATGCTCAATGCCTTTACGGAGCGAGAAACCATGGCGCTCCACGCCGTGGTTCCTACCGAAGGATTTGCTACGGTTCTGGATATCGTTTCTGATCTGATCGCTTCCCCTTCTTTTACCGAGGATGATTTTGCTAAAGAAAAAACAGTCATCATTAATGAACTGGAAGCCGCTCAGGATGATGTGGAAGAGGTAGCCTACGAAGCGTTCTTTTCTTTTCTGTGGCCTCGTCACAGTCTTGGCTACCCCATTGGCGGGACCATACCCCTGGTTTCCCGTTTTACGCGGGATGAGGTCTATCAGTTTTTTACTCACCATATCCAGAATAAACCTGCGGTAATTTCGGTGGCGGGAGCTATTGCTCCCGAGGAAGCGTATAAGGCATGGAGAGATATTGCTGCTACCTATGAGAGCCCCTGGGGATTCCCTTTCAGGAATGAAGAAAGTCAATTTTCTTTCTTAGCACCAGAACCAACACCGGGAACCCTTGGTTTTTATGAACTTTCCTCCCAGTATGTTCAGCTTTTTTATGCCTTTCCTTTGGCTCGTACGGTTTCTATCGAGGAATACCATACCCTGGCGCTTGCGAATACTATCATCGGAGACTCGGTAAGTTCCCGCTTATTCCAGCATATTCGCGAAGAAGCGGGCCTTTGTTATACCATCTACAGCAGCGAAATGCTCTTCCGGGATTGTTCGCTCCTTGTAATATATGCCACCTGTTCGACTCAGGACCTTTTTAAAACCATGGATGCCATAGACCGAGAAATAGAGCGGTTGAGAAATATCCCCTGTACGACGGAAGAACTCGTGACAAGTCGTTCTCATCTTAAGGGTATGTTGCGTATCTCCAGCCAGGATATGGAGTACCGGATGCGTCGACTGGGTCGGCAAGCCTTGTATCAAAATCGAATTCTCAGCCTTGCAGAAAGTCAGTCCCTTATTGAACGTACCGAGATTGAACACATTGCCTCTCTTGTGCAGGAATTTTTGGGGCAGGACCCAATTATTTTTGTGGCGGGTCCTAAAAAAATTCGGAAGTATATAAAAAGTCGGAGCACCTCTTTTTATGAAGGGCTATAG
- the tgt gene encoding tRNA guanosine(34) transglycosylase Tgt, with protein sequence MQTSSVYTIVHEDSSSKARTGLLTLPHGIVHTPVFMPVGTNGTVKALTKEDLTEIGFEIILSNTYHLYLRPGPEVIEQAGGLHQFIQWERNILTDSGGYQVFSLAPFRKISELGVKFRSHIDGSYHLLTPERVVELQAILGSDIQMQLDVCTSWGTEYTEARRALHITDLWLQRALKAWKEIREKTSYEGILFAIVQGNFYHDLRKLSAEKVVASDTPGIAIGGLSVGEPFPVFQEFLAATAEMLPREKPRYVMGIGTPRYILEAIEQGIDMFDCVFPTRTARNGLLFTASGPISIKREQYERDFSPLDPQCTCKVCRAYSRSYLRHLYKTKEILYAMLASYHNLFFLQNLVGEARKAIEEDRFILFKKEFLSQYERADAETP encoded by the coding sequence ATGCAAACTTCATCGGTATACACCATTGTTCACGAAGATAGTTCTTCAAAGGCCCGAACCGGTCTTTTAACTCTTCCTCATGGAATAGTCCATACACCGGTGTTCATGCCTGTGGGAACCAATGGAACCGTAAAGGCCCTTACAAAGGAGGACCTTACGGAGATAGGCTTTGAAATCATCCTTTCTAACACCTATCACCTGTATTTACGCCCTGGACCGGAGGTGATAGAACAGGCAGGGGGCCTGCATCAATTTATCCAATGGGAGCGAAATATCCTGACCGATTCGGGGGGATATCAGGTCTTTTCTCTGGCCCCCTTCCGTAAAATCAGCGAATTGGGAGTGAAATTTCGTTCCCACATCGATGGCTCCTATCATCTGCTTACCCCTGAGCGGGTAGTGGAACTCCAGGCGATTCTGGGGAGTGACATTCAGATGCAGCTTGATGTCTGTACCAGTTGGGGAACCGAATATACCGAAGCCCGAAGGGCCCTCCACATTACCGACCTCTGGTTACAGCGGGCCCTAAAAGCCTGGAAGGAGATTCGCGAAAAGACATCTTACGAGGGGATCTTGTTTGCTATCGTGCAGGGAAACTTTTATCACGACCTGAGAAAACTGAGCGCCGAAAAGGTGGTTGCCTCCGATACGCCGGGAATTGCCATCGGCGGCCTTTCGGTGGGAGAACCCTTTCCCGTGTTTCAAGAATTTTTAGCGGCCACCGCAGAAATGCTTCCCCGAGAAAAACCCCGCTATGTCATGGGCATTGGGACACCCCGATACATCCTTGAAGCCATTGAACAGGGCATCGATATGTTTGACTGTGTGTTCCCCACGAGAACTGCCCGGAACGGCTTACTCTTTACCGCCTCTGGACCGATAAGTATAAAAAGGGAACAGTATGAACGGGATTTTTCTCCCCTTGATCCACAGTGTACCTGCAAGGTGTGCCGTGCGTATAGCCGTTCCTATCTTCGTCATTTATACAAAACGAAGGAAATTCTCTATGCCATGCTCGCCAGTTACCACAATTTATTCTTTTTGCAAAATCTGGTAGGGGAGGCTCGAAAGGCAATTGAAGAAGATCGTTTTATTCTCTTTAAAAAGGAGTTCCTTTCTCAGTATGAAAGAGCCGATGCGGAAACCCCTTAG
- a CDS encoding LptF/LptG family permease: MKGYSFFQKQPYSLFSLKKKTLASPLGSSGRGFSFTLFRYFMGEALFSFLVAFFFFFAIFFVNQLLLMAEEILSKRVPAHEVLLLLLYSLPAIVAMASPFASLVGLLMAVGRLSSDNEILVLFTSGLSYRSLYVPLILLGMAISTISFIANDILLPAGTIAFGKLYRSILLATPALELESDSVKRYRDSLIITGKSDAQAIHDVIIVDRTADGERRLIIAAEGNISSQGNTKDLEIRLTDTFMQIFKENSRTDFDFATADQLLYSISTQKMMQNIVAIGPREMSSLDVYREIQKKHNLLQQRQKELQKQIFEQGQKLEQLVRLSQGQGDQRNRLDSIFSTLTALKNEEKMIFEDRNYKLYLLEWYKKFSIPFGGISFVFLAIPLGLLARKSGQSVGFGIGLLIAVLYWALLIGGQTVGIRQGFSPFVAMWLPNLLAIGCGGALAFWRFHR; the protein is encoded by the coding sequence ATGAAGGGCTATAGTTTTTTTCAAAAGCAACCGTATAGTTTGTTTTCTCTAAAGAAAAAAACGCTGGCTTCTCCTCTTGGCAGCTCGGGTCGTGGCTTTTCTTTTACCCTTTTTCGCTATTTTATGGGAGAAGCCCTATTTTCTTTTCTTGTAGCCTTTTTCTTTTTTTTCGCCATTTTTTTTGTGAACCAGTTGCTCCTTATGGCGGAGGAAATTCTTTCAAAGCGGGTACCTGCCCATGAGGTCCTGTTATTGTTGCTTTATTCGCTTCCTGCTATTGTTGCCATGGCGAGTCCCTTTGCGTCTCTGGTGGGGCTCCTTATGGCAGTGGGACGGCTCTCTTCAGATAACGAAATTCTTGTCCTTTTTACATCGGGGCTTTCCTACAGAAGTTTGTATGTTCCCCTGATACTGCTTGGTATGGCCATATCAACCATTTCTTTTATCGCCAATGATATTCTGCTTCCCGCAGGAACCATTGCCTTTGGCAAGTTGTATCGCTCTATCCTGCTTGCTACGCCCGCTCTGGAACTTGAGTCCGATTCAGTAAAGCGCTATCGGGATTCCCTCATAATTACGGGTAAATCTGACGCCCAGGCCATTCATGATGTGATCATTGTGGATAGGACCGCCGATGGAGAGCGGCGCCTTATCATAGCCGCTGAGGGAAATATATCATCTCAAGGTAATACAAAGGATTTAGAAATTCGTCTTACCGATACCTTCATGCAGATATTCAAAGAAAATAGCCGAACCGACTTTGATTTTGCCACCGCGGATCAGCTGCTTTATTCGATCTCAACCCAAAAAATGATGCAAAACATAGTCGCCATCGGACCACGGGAAATGAGTTCCCTCGATGTATATAGGGAAATTCAAAAAAAACACAATCTCTTACAACAACGGCAAAAGGAACTACAAAAACAGATTTTTGAACAAGGGCAAAAACTAGAACAGCTTGTGCGTCTTTCTCAAGGTCAAGGGGACCAAAGAAATAGGCTGGATTCTATTTTTTCAACCCTGACGGCCCTTAAAAACGAAGAAAAGATGATTTTCGAAGATAGGAATTATAAGCTCTATCTTCTTGAATGGTATAAAAAATTTTCCATTCCCTTTGGGGGAATTTCCTTTGTGTTTTTGGCGATCCCTTTAGGTCTTTTGGCGCGAAAAAGCGGGCAGAGTGTCGGGTTTGGAATAGGGCTCCTTATAGCGGTGTTGTATTGGGCCCTCCTGATAGGGGGGCAAACCGTAGGGATACGACAGGGTTTTTCTCCCTTTGTGGCTATGTGGCTACCTAACCTCTTAGCCATCGGTTGTGGGGGGGCACTGGCCTTCTGGAGGTTCCATCGATGA
- a CDS encoding LptF/LptG family permease — protein MTLDRYFLKLLIPVFVSALLFFVLLLALIDLFANLWRYLSYEVSFSQIMMVSMYYLPKCVSYALPVSLLFAVAYVLGELYAKNEFTVICISGIPLWRFVMPLFVLSLGLSISSFFFEDRVVIPTLRQKNSLSRMLLRQTSSMNNSDVVVKKDGGKIIYIADFYNDSDKSLQGLLILTKNEEGKVERIIRIRRAQWQEQGWSIEGATEYVWEDGFYRGLTTPEQVDIQEEPETFRRSSVDIEELSVHDARLVIQELEKAGLSVRRFRADYYRRYAFSVTTFIVTLLAISLGGLFKKNILLMSLLSSLIAAVIYYVAQMISMLLAKTGYIPPLYGAWFPVFLFLILGIMGIFYAKT, from the coding sequence ATGACCCTTGACCGCTACTTTCTTAAGTTACTTATACCTGTCTTTGTGAGCGCCCTCCTTTTCTTTGTGCTTCTCCTCGCATTAATCGATCTTTTTGCAAACCTCTGGCGGTATCTTTCATATGAGGTTTCTTTTTCCCAAATTATGATGGTTTCGATGTATTATCTTCCCAAGTGCGTCTCGTATGCCTTGCCGGTCTCTCTCCTCTTTGCGGTGGCCTATGTGTTAGGCGAGTTGTATGCAAAAAATGAGTTTACCGTCATTTGTATCTCGGGCATTCCCCTCTGGCGCTTTGTCATGCCCCTCTTCGTACTTTCCTTGGGACTCTCGATTTCCTCATTTTTTTTTGAAGATAGGGTGGTAATTCCTACGCTGCGACAGAAGAATAGTCTTTCACGGATGCTTTTGCGTCAAACAAGTAGTATGAACAATAGTGATGTGGTGGTAAAAAAAGATGGGGGAAAGATTATCTATATCGCGGATTTTTATAATGATAGCGATAAAAGTTTGCAGGGCCTTCTTATCCTGACAAAAAATGAGGAAGGGAAGGTGGAACGAATCATCCGAATCCGACGGGCCCAATGGCAGGAACAGGGGTGGTCTATCGAGGGGGCGACCGAATATGTTTGGGAAGATGGTTTCTATCGAGGGCTTACCACGCCAGAGCAGGTGGATATTCAGGAGGAACCAGAAACATTTCGTCGAAGCAGTGTCGATATAGAAGAGCTTTCAGTCCATGACGCGAGGCTTGTGATTCAAGAACTAGAAAAGGCGGGTCTTTCTGTGCGGCGCTTCCGGGCAGACTACTATCGGCGCTATGCCTTTTCGGTGACTACGTTTATCGTCACTCTCCTGGCTATCAGTTTAGGGGGGCTCTTTAAAAAAAATATTCTCCTCATGAGTCTCCTTTCCAGTCTTATTGCGGCGGTGATTTATTATGTGGCTCAAATGATTTCGATGCTCCTTGCAAAAACAGGATATATTCCTCCCCTGTATGGGGCATGGTTCCCGGTGTTCCTTTTTCTGATCTTAGGAATCATGGGAATATTTTACGCTAAAACATGA
- a CDS encoding FAD synthetase family protein, with product MGVSMTILSWEQFCAAPLSYPTAATIGVFDGLHRGHQALIAHITRKAPTLVPMAITFVQNPKKVLYPALYRGDILSISQKLRLLEYYGIQVVVLVDFSQNFSKLSGKDFLDLLQDRGNLHYLAVGSNFRCGNGLDTDAPAIKGLLESKGIETQIVPSLMIGGAPVSSSRIRNEIGSGNLVEATVLLGRNVELDLSDLSQTPERGRVWFDVGAAHRIMPPPGRYTVYGVAASSSRGTVGTVICRDGKVGLPETMQCDRIEFLV from the coding sequence ATGGGTGTGTCTATGACCATCCTTAGCTGGGAACAATTTTGTGCGGCCCCGCTTTCGTATCCGACGGCGGCTACCATTGGAGTCTTTGATGGCCTTCATCGAGGTCATCAGGCTCTTATTGCTCACATAACCCGGAAGGCTCCCACACTTGTTCCGATGGCGATTACTTTTGTCCAAAATCCCAAAAAGGTTCTGTATCCCGCATTATACCGGGGAGATATCCTCAGTATTTCTCAAAAACTCCGCCTTTTAGAGTACTATGGAATCCAGGTTGTAGTGCTGGTTGACTTTTCTCAAAATTTCAGTAAACTAAGCGGGAAGGATTTTTTAGATCTATTACAAGACCGTGGTAATCTGCATTATCTTGCAGTGGGAAGCAATTTTCGCTGCGGGAATGGATTGGATACGGATGCACCTGCTATCAAAGGCTTGCTTGAGTCGAAAGGAATAGAAACTCAGATTGTTCCTTCACTCATGATAGGAGGTGCGCCGGTAAGTTCCAGTCGTATCCGCAACGAGATTGGATCGGGTAACCTCGTCGAGGCAACGGTTCTTCTCGGGCGAAACGTTGAACTGGATCTTTCCGATCTTTCTCAAACCCCGGAAAGAGGAAGGGTCTGGTTTGATGTGGGTGCGGCCCACCGAATAATGCCGCCTCCAGGCCGGTACACGGTATATGGCGTCGCTGCTTCATCTTCCCGAGGAACGGTAGGTACGGTGATCTGTCGGGATGGAAAAGTGGGATTGCCGGAAACAATGCAGTGTGATCGTATTGAATTTTTGGTATAG
- the rbfA gene encoding 30S ribosome-binding factor RbfA, whose protein sequence is MAEHRLERINQYIQQKIGELIVSGKIKDPRVDTLLSITRVEVSRDLSYADVYVSTFKSERALHRGIAGLQHAAGFIQSQLNLALHIRQTPRLRFHEDHSIQEGFEIIKKIEGLHSESGD, encoded by the coding sequence ATGGCTGAGCATCGATTAGAACGGATAAATCAATACATTCAACAGAAAATTGGAGAACTTATCGTATCGGGAAAGATAAAGGACCCCCGGGTAGATACCTTACTCAGTATAACCCGGGTGGAGGTGTCCCGGGATCTTTCCTACGCGGATGTATATGTTTCAACTTTTAAGTCAGAACGGGCCTTACATCGGGGAATTGCGGGCCTCCAACATGCGGCGGGGTTTATTCAATCCCAGCTTAACCTGGCCCTCCATATTCGGCAGACCCCCCGACTTCGGTTTCATGAGGATCACAGTATTCAAGAGGGCTTCGAAATTATAAAAAAGATTGAAGGGCTTCATAGTGAATCGGGAGACTGA
- the rpsO gene encoding 30S ribosomal protein S15, which translates to MALEKHETAGIITKYGKSEKDTGNTAVQIALLTERINQLTEHCKQFKKDKSAERGLLKLVGQRRRLLRYMQRTDLNGYRTLIKDLGIRK; encoded by the coding sequence ATGGCATTAGAGAAGCATGAAACCGCCGGTATTATCACTAAGTATGGAAAAAGCGAAAAGGATACGGGAAATACCGCGGTCCAGATTGCCCTGCTTACGGAGCGGATTAATCAGCTCACGGAGCACTGCAAACAGTTCAAAAAGGATAAGTCCGCAGAACGGGGGCTGTTAAAGCTGGTTGGGCAGCGAAGGCGCCTCCTCCGGTACATGCAGCGAACCGATCTTAATGGCTATCGGACGCTGATTAAAGACCTAGGTATTCGCAAGTAA